The following nucleotide sequence is from Nitrososphaerota archaeon.
GTCAAGTATCGAGAAGGCTGTTGACAAGTATCGTGCGCTCTCGCTGCTGGCTGAGCACGGGGTTAAGGTTCCGAAGACGGTTGTTACAGAGAACCCTGATTCGGCTCTTGAAGGCTTCCGAGCGATGGAGCGTGACGTGGTGATTAAGCCGCTGTTCGGTTCTCAGGGCTTCGGGATAACCCGGCTCTCAGATACGGAGGTTACCCGTAGAATCTACAGTGAGCTCAACTACTTCCGTCACGTTCTCTACACGCAGCAGTTCGTTCACCATGGGCGACGTGATATCCGCTGCTTAGTTATCGGCGGCAGGGTTGCTGCAGCAATGAGTCGGCAGGCGAGGGGCTGGAAGACTAATGTAAGTCAAGGCGCCAAGCCTGTGCCGCTTAACCCTCCGGCTGAGGTTGAGGAGATTGCGGTGAAATCAGCTGAGGTTTTGGACTGCAGGGTCGCAGGTGTTGATCTTCTAGAGAGCCCCGATGGGTACTTTGTGAATGAGGTGAATAGTCAACCGGGCTTCCGGGGTCTCCAGTCGGTGACTAAGGTCGATGTCGCCGGAGCGATGGTGAAGTATGTTTTGGAAGAGCTGAAGCGATGAGTTTGATGGCCGCGGTATTCGTTGTGCTCACCTCAGTACTTTACAGACGAACCGTATCAATTTCACGTCGGCTCAGCAGACCACGGTGCAACGCCGTAGTAACAAGCACACCTGACGCCCCAGCGTCTCTAAGCGACCGCATGTCGTCAATAGAGGAAACTCCGCCACCCACGAGCAATGGCAGATCAACAGCCCCAACAATCGCTTCAACAAGATGCGCGTCTACACCGGTTTCCGAACCAACGCGCGAAAGATCAAGCAGAATCAACTCACCAACTCCACATCCCTCAAGTATCCTAGCCGCCTTCACCGGCTTCGCCTCTACAAGTTCACGACATCTAGACAGTACTTTCCCATCCTTAACATCAACAGAACCGGTTGCACTCGTACCCCCAACAGCATCGACTACTCTTCCTAGGCTGTCTAGACTGTTCAACGTCTCACTACCGATAACTACCTTTACAGCACCAATCTCCAGAAGCCGTTCAGCCTCCTCGGGGCTATTTACTCCCGAGTCAACCATGACGCTTAGATCTTTGGTAGCGAAGATCTTGGAGAGAAGAGGCAGGTTCGCTTCTCCCTTGGTAATTCCGTCCAAATCAGCCGTGTACAGCTCGTCGAAGCCGAACTGTTCCTTAAGTCCTAGTGCAACCTCGACCGGGTCAGAGGCAACGGATAGAGTGCTTTTCAGGGGGCGGTAGTCTTCACGGTGACCTCCAACCGCATGGACTGCTGTTCCCTGCATGATGTCAATGACGGGGATTACTCTGAAATTCATTTTCCGGCCTTTCCTGAACTCTAAGAGGTATTCAGCTTGGTGACTGTAAATATATTTGAGTATGCTTCCGGCGGCGGCTTTCGAGGACAGAGGATTCCCCTCAACATATTCTGCGAAGGCTACTCAATGTTGAAGAGCGTCGCAGAAGATTTTCATGCAGCAGGATACACTGTTCGCTGTCTTCTGGACTCCCGGGTGGACTCTTTGCGAAGTGATTTATCGGTGGTTGACGATGTTGTAGAGGTTTCGCCTAATTCCTCTTCTATTCAGGATATTTTCGTCAAGATGCTTCAGCGCTCCGAGTTATCGCTGGTGATTGCGCCTGAAACGGGCGGTGTACTCTCATCTCTAATCCGGCTTGTCGAGGAATCTTCTTCAGCTTCACTGAACTCTGCTTCTAAAACAGCGGATGAGGTTTCAGACAAGGCTTCACTCTCCGAGCTTCTTGGGCGAAACGGCGTAGCTGTGCCTGAAACAAAGTGTTTCTCCACTGAGGACAGTTTGGATGAGGTGTTGTCTGCGTATCTGAGGTTCTCGGAGCCAACCGTGGTGGTTAAACCGGTTGATGGAGTCAGCTGCGAGTCCACCTTTCTAGTCTCTAACCGTGCTGAGATGATTGATGCTTACAAGAATCTTTCCGAGAATAGGGCAGTGAGCCACTTTATCATCCAGCGTTTTGTGGAAGGGCTTCCTGCGAGTGTCAGCCTTATCTCAAATGGGCGGAATGCTCAGCCTATTGCTCTGAACCTGCAGCGTGTTACGCTGAACCCACCTGGTGCAAAGGTCTCTTCCTATAGGGGTGGCTTGACTCCGCTGCATCATCCTGACGCGGAGAAGGCCCTACAGGTTGCTCGACGCGCGGTTCAGGTGTTCGGTGGGCTTCGAGGATATGTCGGCGTGGATTTGGTTTTGTCTCCTAACGGCCCGGTTGTGCTTGAAGTTAATCCTCGTCTAACCGTTTCTTACGTTGGGCTTAGACAAGTGTTAAAGCAGGGTTTAGCTGAACCGATGGTGATGGCGGCCCTAAACGGGGTGCTTCCAGCATCTTTCGACACGACAGGCTTCTCAGTCTTCTCTAAACTTCCCCACGGTAGTGCGAAAAATAGGGTAGCTGTCGGTAGCCGAGTTATGTGCCCGCCAGTTGAAGTTGACGGAGCAAGTTTGGCTGAGACTCTTCTGGTCTCTTGGAGAGAGCGTGAAGATGAGGCTTTGAGGCTTCTTTCGGCTCAGGAGAGAATGGCTGTGGAGGCTAGTCGAAAGTGAGGATACTTGGTTTGGATGTCGGCGGCGCGAACCTGAAGATAGCTTGGGTTGAGGTGCTTAAGGGGAGCATAGTGAATTGCCAAACCGCAGTGGAGTATCTTCCTATGTGGCGGGGAGGAAAGGATCGTCTTCCCGCGACTTTACGCGAAGTTTCAGATGCGCTCTCTCAAGGTGAGTTGCCTGACGCGATTGGTGTGACGATGACCGCTGAGCTCTCCGATGTCTTTGAGTCGAAGAGAGAGGGTGTCGAGTACACTTTGCAGTGCGTTCGACAAATCTACAATGGCATCGACCCAATCTTAGTTGTAGATTACAACGGTGAGCTAGGCACTATAAAGGCGGCCCAGCAGAACCCTCTTCGATATTCGTCAGCTAACTGGGCGGCCACTGCCAAAGTGCTCTCAGGCATCTTCGCTGACTGCCTGCTAATAGACATCGGAAGTACCACCACCGACATTATCCCAATTCTAAATCATAGAATCGCTACCGAGGGCAGGACTGATATGGATAGGCTTGCGACAGGTGAGCTAGTTTACACCGGTGCTCTCAGAAGCGATATTCAATCCATTACTCATGTTCTTCCAGTTAACGGCAGAGAAACGGAGGTTGCTGCTGAGCGGTTCGCTCTCTCCGGAGATGTTCACCTTATTCTCGGAAATATCGCGCCTGAAGAGTACTCAACCGAGACCGCCGATGGCCGTGACACTTCACGACAGCGGTGTTTTGCGCGGCTAGCTAGGACTGTTTGTGCAGAACCGGAGATGATCGGGGAGACTGGTTTGATCAAAATGGTCTCTTACATTTACGATAAGCAGGTGGATAAGATTCATAAGAGATTGACGAATGTGTTGAGGCGGCTTAATATTACGCCGCGCGAAGACATGCCTGTTGTAACCACGGGGCTAGGTGGGCTCTTTCTGGGGCGGGAGGCCGCGTATAAATCGGGTTTCCGACGCTTCTACAGACTTGAACAGATAGTTGGCGGCGAGAACCCGCAGGCCGCCGCCGCGGTTTCAGTGGCTCTTCTTACAGCGGCGGAGATGGGTGAGATTGTTAAATGGTCTCCGTCCTGAAGATAGGCGGCAGCCTTCTTAGCTATCCTGAGGCGTTGAGGGCTCTCTGCCAACGTCTAGGCGAACTTGCTGGTGAACATGATCTGTTGATTGTTCCAGGCGGAGGGCCCTTTGCTGATGCTGTGCGGAAAATATATTCAGAGATGAAGCTGCCTGAAGCTACAGCTCACAGGATGGCTGTCTCAGCGATGGATCAGTACGGGATTCTTCTCCAGAGCATTTTAGGAGACTCTTCGCAAGCGATTGAGTACTTTAGTGAGGCAAAAGCATGTTTCGAAGAGGGGCAGATAGCTGTTCTTCTGGCTTCACAGGTGATGCGGGCGGACAGGTCGCTTCCCAAGACGTGGGATGTCACCTCAGACTCGATTGCAGCTTACGTGGCGAGGAAGGTAGATGCTGAAATGCTTGTTCTAGTGAAGTCGGTGGATGGTCTGTTCAAACGGGGCTCGAAGAGGCTTCTGAACAGGGTGCCTGTGAGCGTCTTGGCTTCCGGGGTTGAACCTGGATGCGTTGATGCGTATCTGCCTGATCTGCTAGCTTCTTCAGGTCGTTTCCGCTGTTTCATCGTGAATGGTCGGTATCCGGATCGTGTCGCCGCTGTGCTGCAGAGAGTGGGGGTAGGAGAAGTTGTCGGTACAGAAATCATGCGTAGTTAACATTGGTCGAGTCGGTGGTAGCCGGTATTATGTTGCAGCGCGTAGAAGCAGGTACTGGAGGCCCGGATCTGACTATGCGTCGTTGATTACCGCGAATGTTTCGGGTCGGCTCTCTGATGGGGATTTTGTGGTTGTCTCAGAGAAGGCTATATCGATCGCTAAAGGCCGGATTGTGGACGAGGCTCAGGTGAAGCCCGGTTTAACCGCCAAGATCATTGCTCGCTTTTGGATGCGTTGGATCTGGGGTTACCCGCTTGGGCGGCTCTGCCATATGAGTCAGTCGACGCGGAGCCGGCTTCGACACTACCCTGTCAAGGAGGGTGCTGCGCACAAGCAGCTCTGTCTCAAGCATGCTGGTATTCTGCAATCTCTTAGACACGGCTCTGAGGGCGGGGTGGATGTGAGTAACCTCCCATACTCATACGCTGCTCTTCCGCTTTCTAACCCGCAGGTTGAGGCTGAACATATCCGTGAGCGAATTAGCCGTGAAACTGGGCGGAGGGTTTCGGTGATGATTGTGGACACCGATAAGACTTACAGGCTTGGAAGTCGAAACTATACTCCTCTCCCGCGGGCTGTTCCTGGAATTACTGCTGGAGGCGGTTTGCTGATCTACGTGGTTTGCAGGGTGTTTCGGTGCAGGAGAAGATCTACGCTGCTAGGTTCTGCTGGCGAGAATCTAGGTGTGGAGACATTGCTGGATATTGCTGAAACCGCTAACAGGGCTAGAGGGGTCGGTGCCGGTCGGACGCCGTGGCACATGGCGGAGCGTTTCAATGTTGAGTTAACTAGGGTTACATGGGAGATGCTAGAGCAAGTGGCTCACTACCCAGTAGTAATCGTGAAACGGTTGAGTTAGGCTAGTCTAGGCTAAGTTGGCTCGGATTAGGCTTGGATTTGTTGGACTGCGTCTTTCAGCCGTATCTGGACTGGTCCGAGTTTTCCGCCGAAGTTTGCGGCTGAAATTTTAACGACTCCGGGTACGCTTGTAGCGGCCTTGATGCCTTTCGCAGTGGCTTGCATCAGCAGGTCTTGGTCTAGCGCATTGAAGACGATTTCGTAGACGCTGTTTACTTCAGGTGGAACCTGTGTCTCAGGTACTTCGGCGCGTAGCTTGGGGCAGTAGAGGTGGTTGGTTGAGGCGCCGAGCTTGTATTTTCTTGAGCCTGTCTTCGAGCCGGAGCGGACGATTCCGCCGGGGAACGGCAGGATAACTGCTGGGAGCTGCTGAATTGCTTCGACGCTCTTTTCAGCTGCTAACAACGCAGTAGGTTGATCCTTTGCCATGATGAGGAGGTTTCCGCCAGCTATAGCGTTCTTTATTCCGAATCTTCCTTCAACTAGAAACTCACCCTCCATTACAGGAATACGCCAGATTTTTCGACCGTTCAACACATCCTTCTTCTCAAAGCCGTCTCCAAACATTCGGATTGCGTCTCCGATGCGGAGTTTGCGGTTGAGTGAGGGAAGTCCATCAAAAGCTGCGGTGGTGGCGCAGGTGAGAATACATTGGCCTAGACGGGTAATCATCTGACCTTTTAACTCAGGTTTGGTGCGGTGGTAAATCTGAATCATTACTCCGGGTCTTCCATCCGGGGTCTTATCAGCAGGTATGCGGGGGCCTTCTATAGCGGCTTCCGCCGGGGACATGATGATCGAGGAGGCGAAGCCGGTGGCAGTTCTAGCTGAGATATCCGCCCACTTTTCGTTCTGAGCTGTTATCAGGATTCTTCCAGCTACCATTGGAAATGCTTCTGCGAAGGTGTCTTCAATCTCAACGCCGTTGAGCTGCAAGCTCATACGGGGGCGTTACGTATCCACATTCTTAAAAGCTTACTGCTAAACCTTTCTGTTAAGTCAACTTAACTCGCTATTTGATGTATCGTTTACTAGTACGTCGTTGGTGCGCCGGCACCAGTGCTGCCATAGGCCGAGGGGGGAGGTTTAAAGAGCGTTGAGAAGTGCGTATAAAACCAGTTGTTATACTGATGGATATGCATCAAATAGAGTACCTTGAGCTGCAAGAGATGCAAGGATGCTTGATGCAGGCTTGCAAGACTACTCCCCAATGTTTTCTTCTTCTAAATTGGCAGAATTGCATGTAAAGATTGCTCGTACATAGCTTGTTGTATTGGGTTGAATGGTTTTTTGAAAGGCTAGACCGACTCGGTGTTAATTTGGTTAGAACGACTGAAAAACGGCTGTATCTCGGTTTAGATTTGTGTTCTTTGGAGGACGTTGACAAACTCTTCTACTAGTCGGTGGTCTATCTTTGGTTCTAGATCTCGCACAGTGCAGACGTTTCGTCTGACTCCCATAATGTCTACGCCGAGCTTCAGCATTATTCGGAGGTCTTTTTTTCCGAGCGAGCCCGCTAAAGCGATCTTCAAGCCTAGTTGATGTCCTTCCTCTACGAAATTTTCGAGATCCTTAACGGACAAGTAGTCAAAGAGTCCCTTCGAGCTCTTCTCTCTCACGTCGATTAGAACCCCCCATGCTCCTGCTTCTGCAGCTGGTTCAGGTAGCATCAATGGATTTACGCAGCCCTGTAGCTGGTAATCCGCGTACCCAGCTATGACTAGCTTTGTTCTCAGCCGGAACTCCTGCAGTGTCTGCGCTATTATCCGGGAGAGGTCTCGCGCTTCGTCCGGTGTTTTCGGGCCAAGCATACCCGCTTTGACATAATCTACTCCTAATGAGGCTGCTCCCAGGGCGGCTAGAGATGCTGTTCCCGGTGTGTTCGGTAGGTCGCCGATGGTTGCGCTTACCTCAGCCTGGTTCCCAGTTTCTTCCTTGATTTTTCTGATCACTAATGGTCGGTTTGCGCCGAGTGCTCCTTCACGCGGGTTTTTTACATCAATAATGTCTGCTCCTCCTTTCAGGGCTTCGCGGGCTTCGTCTGGGTTGGTGACGCTGACCATGATTCTCAGGTGTCCTTCTTCTTGCCTACCCATTTTTCTCGGCGCCTCGGTGTTGAGCGGTGGTATCTTCGGCAACCTTTAAATTAATTCGCTTCTAAGACTGCTACAATATGTCATCCGCTAAACGCGTTATGATATTTCTGGACACCGATAAACACGCAAGCCCCTTCGATATTCTCATCCTAGCCGATCTGTTCCCTGATGCACAGAGCATCTACTATGGGAATGTTGACCCTGAGGATGTGCAGAAGCTCGTTCAAGACTCAATCTTCCCAAGAGGGCCAGAGGGCTGCAAGAGTACAAAACTCTTCATCGGCGGCTCCGATGTCGATAAAGCTGACAGAATAGCTGAGGTAGCGTTAAAATCAATGTTCCCACCGTTCGAACTTGCAACCGTGATTGATCCAAGCGGTTCACACACAACCTCCTCCGCCGCGGTAGCTAAGACACTGCAGATTCTTTTGAAACAGAATCTCGGCGACTTCAAAGGAAAGAACGTCACAGTCCTAGCTGCCACTGGCCCAGTCGGACAGATCACAAGCGCCATTTACCAGTCAGAAGGCGCAAACGTCACCATCACCTCAAGACGGAAGGAGCGGGCTGACAGCCTTGTCGAGCGGCTTAACCGAGACTCCCCGAACAAAGTAGCGGGTCTCCAAGCAGCTACTCCAGAAGAGGTAGGTATTGCGATTAAAGATGCGGACGTGGTGATGGCTGCAGGATCTGCTGGTGTACAGCTTGTTTCACTGGATGTTCTGAAGAGATACGGAACAAAGTGTAAGGTCATAGCGGACGTGAATGCGGTTCCACCGCTTGGCGTTGAGAATCTCAGCGCGCAAGGTGATGGCGTTGAGGTGCTGCCCTGTGTCTACGGTGTAGGTGCATTAGCTATAGGTAACCTGAAGAACAAGGTTGAAGCGAAGCTAATCACAGCCGCTATGGAGTCTCCTAAAGGAGTCTTCAACTACAAGACCGGCTACCAGCTGGCCAAAGAACACGTCTACAAGAAGCTCGCAAAGTAATAAGCTGGAGCGGCAAGGGCTTCGGTAAGAAATAATGAGATCCGACGATCGCGCTAGAAAGTTCTTCGACCCCAGGATGACTGATAGAGAGCGAGCTATCTTCGAAGGCGCCGTCGGGCTGGCCTCTATCTATCACCAGTTCGTCGGAACCCCAGTAAGCAAGGATGAGCATTCACTTCATGCCGTCGAAGAGGCGATCAAGCTATCGACCCTCCTCCAACCCTACAAGAAGGAAGTCAAAGCAAAACTAAGCATAACAGACGAGCGCCGGAAAAGACATGCTTACGACTACCGCTCACTCGAGGGACGAGACTTCGACGTATCTATTGTTACTGAGTACGGCAGCTGCCGAGTCACATCCCGCATGAAATACATCCAAGAGCTCGACTACACTCTAATGTTCGTAGAAAAAATCGAGGACACCTGCCAGCGCGAATAGCTAACTGCAAACGACGCGGCTGATAATTGGCTATCAGCCTAGCCAATATCGGCAAGTATTCCCCCGAGCTCCTCTGGAAAAATTCTTTCGAAGCCGGAGATATCCTCTCCTCCGCTAGTCAAGTTGAAGAGAGTCACCTCAGCTGTAGAAGCAAACCACTCTAGAAGATTTTTACCAATTCTTAACTTGGTGACCTTTACCTTCGGCGACGCTACCTGTGTCTTGGAGAACGGGCCCACGGTTTCGCCCATATCCATGCCCGCCAGCGCCAAAGGATCTCCTCCTAGGGCGCCGGCGAGGAAGACAGCTCGGTCGCCGTCGGTGAAACCTCCAAAGTTATGTACTCGACCAACAGGCTCGGTCTGCGTGGTTCCCAAGGC
It contains:
- a CDS encoding RimK family alpha-L-glutamate ligase, whose amino-acid sequence is MNNNSSKPLRIGLLTRNRDAWPSTQLRRAIVEHSADPVCFTFADITAKLGEGPEIVIQDSIDAIQELQAVLVRPIGRGSLDEIIFRLDVLHRLERGGVFVVNPPSSIEKAVDKYRALSLLAEHGVKVPKTVVTENPDSALEGFRAMERDVVIKPLFGSQGFGITRLSDTEVTRRIYSELNYFRHVLYTQQFVHHGRRDIRCLVIGGRVAAAMSRQARGWKTNVSQGAKPVPLNPPAEVEEIAVKSAEVLDCRVAGVDLLESPDGYFVNEVNSQPGFRGLQSVTKVDVAGAMVKYVLEELKR
- a CDS encoding HisA/HisF-related TIM barrel protein, whose product is MNFRVIPVIDIMQGTAVHAVGGHREDYRPLKSTLSVASDPVEVALGLKEQFGFDELYTADLDGITKGEANLPLLSKIFATKDLSVMVDSGVNSPEEAERLLEIGAVKVVIGSETLNSLDSLGRVVDAVGGTSATGSVDVKDGKVLSRCRELVEAKPVKAARILEGCGVGELILLDLSRVGSETGVDAHLVEAIVGAVDLPLLVGGGVSSIDDMRSLRDAGASGVLVTTALHRGLLSRREIDTVRL
- a CDS encoding ATP-grasp domain-containing protein, whose translation is MTVNIFEYASGGGFRGQRIPLNIFCEGYSMLKSVAEDFHAAGYTVRCLLDSRVDSLRSDLSVVDDVVEVSPNSSSIQDIFVKMLQRSELSLVIAPETGGVLSSLIRLVEESSSASLNSASKTADEVSDKASLSELLGRNGVAVPETKCFSTEDSLDEVLSAYLRFSEPTVVVKPVDGVSCESTFLVSNRAEMIDAYKNLSENRAVSHFIIQRFVEGLPASVSLISNGRNAQPIALNLQRVTLNPPGAKVSSYRGGLTPLHHPDAEKALQVARRAVQVFGGLRGYVGVDLVLSPNGPVVLEVNPRLTVSYVGLRQVLKQGLAEPMVMAALNGVLPASFDTTGFSVFSKLPHGSAKNRVAVGSRVMCPPVEVDGASLAETLLVSWREREDEALRLLSAQERMAVEASRK
- a CDS encoding H4MPT-linked C1 transfer pathway protein, producing MRILGLDVGGANLKIAWVEVLKGSIVNCQTAVEYLPMWRGGKDRLPATLREVSDALSQGELPDAIGVTMTAELSDVFESKREGVEYTLQCVRQIYNGIDPILVVDYNGELGTIKAAQQNPLRYSSANWAATAKVLSGIFADCLLIDIGSTTTDIIPILNHRIATEGRTDMDRLATGELVYTGALRSDIQSITHVLPVNGRETEVAAERFALSGDVHLILGNIAPEEYSTETADGRDTSRQRCFARLARTVCAEPEMIGETGLIKMVSYIYDKQVDKIHKRLTNVLRRLNITPREDMPVVTTGLGGLFLGREAAYKSGFRRFYRLEQIVGGENPQAAAAVSVALLTAAEMGEIVKWSPS
- a CDS encoding coenzyme F420-0:L-glutamate ligase, which translates into the protein MSVQKSCVVNIGRVGGSRYYVAARRSRYWRPGSDYASLITANVSGRLSDGDFVVVSEKAISIAKGRIVDEAQVKPGLTAKIIARFWMRWIWGYPLGRLCHMSQSTRSRLRHYPVKEGAAHKQLCLKHAGILQSLRHGSEGGVDVSNLPYSYAALPLSNPQVEAEHIRERISRETGRRVSVMIVDTDKTYRLGSRNYTPLPRAVPGITAGGGLLIYVVCRVFRCRRRSTLLGSAGENLGVETLLDIAETANRARGVGAGRTPWHMAERFNVELTRVTWEMLEQVAHYPVVIVKRLS
- the fhcD gene encoding formylmethanofuran--tetrahydromethanopterin N-formyltransferase, with translation MQLNGVEIEDTFAEAFPMVAGRILITAQNEKWADISARTATGFASSIIMSPAEAAIEGPRIPADKTPDGRPGVMIQIYHRTKPELKGQMITRLGQCILTCATTAAFDGLPSLNRKLRIGDAIRMFGDGFEKKDVLNGRKIWRIPVMEGEFLVEGRFGIKNAIAGGNLLIMAKDQPTALLAAEKSVEAIQQLPAVILPFPGGIVRSGSKTGSRKYKLGASTNHLYCPKLRAEVPETQVPPEVNSVYEIVFNALDQDLLMQATAKGIKAATSVPGVVKISAANFGGKLGPVQIRLKDAVQQIQA
- a CDS encoding (5-formylfuran-3-yl)methyl phosphate synthase codes for the protein MPKIPPLNTEAPRKMGRQEEGHLRIMVSVTNPDEAREALKGGADIIDVKNPREGALGANRPLVIRKIKEETGNQAEVSATIGDLPNTPGTASLAALGAASLGVDYVKAGMLGPKTPDEARDLSRIIAQTLQEFRLRTKLVIAGYADYQLQGCVNPLMLPEPAAEAGAWGVLIDVREKSSKGLFDYLSVKDLENFVEEGHQLGLKIALAGSLGKKDLRIMLKLGVDIMGVRRNVCTVRDLEPKIDHRLVEEFVNVLQRTQI
- a CDS encoding methylenetetrahydromethanopterin dehydrogenase, with protein sequence MSSAKRVMIFLDTDKHASPFDILILADLFPDAQSIYYGNVDPEDVQKLVQDSIFPRGPEGCKSTKLFIGGSDVDKADRIAEVALKSMFPPFELATVIDPSGSHTTSSAAVAKTLQILLKQNLGDFKGKNVTVLAATGPVGQITSAIYQSEGANVTITSRRKERADSLVERLNRDSPNKVAGLQAATPEEVGIAIKDADVVMAAGSAGVQLVSLDVLKRYGTKCKVIADVNAVPPLGVENLSAQGDGVEVLPCVYGVGALAIGNLKNKVEAKLITAAMESPKGVFNYKTGYQLAKEHVYKKLAK
- a CDS encoding dihydroneopterin aldolase family protein, which gives rise to MRSDDRARKFFDPRMTDRERAIFEGAVGLASIYHQFVGTPVSKDEHSLHAVEEAIKLSTLLQPYKKEVKAKLSITDERRKRHAYDYRSLEGRDFDVSIVTEYGSCRVTSRMKYIQELDYTLMFVEKIEDTCQRE